From Pongo pygmaeus isolate AG05252 chromosome 1, NHGRI_mPonPyg2-v2.0_pri, whole genome shotgun sequence, one genomic window encodes:
- the RNASEL gene encoding 2-5A-dependent ribonuclease, translating to METRDHNNPQEGPTSSSGRRATVEDNQLLIKAVQNEDVALVQQLLEGGANVNFQEEEGGWTPLHNAVQMSREDIVELLLRHGADPVLRKKNGATPFILAAIAGSVKLLELFLSKGADVNECDFYGFTAFMEAAVYGEVKALKFLYERGANVNLRRKTKEDQERLRKGGATALMDAAEEGHVEVLKILLDEMGADVNACDNMGRNALIHALLSSHNRDVEAITHLLLDHGADVNVRGERGKTPLILAVEKKHLGLVQRLLEQEHIEINDTDSDGKTALLLAVELKLKEIAQLLCNHGASTDCGDLVMIARRNYDSSLVKFLLSHGAKEHFHPPAEDWKPQSSHWGAALKDLHRIYRPMIGKLKFFIDEKYKIADTSEGGIYLGFYEKQEVAVKTFCEGSPRARQEVSCLQSSRENSHLVTFYGSESHRGHLFVCVTLCEQTLEACLDVHRGEDVESEEDEFAQNVLSSIFKAVQELHLSCGYTHQDLQPQNILIDSKKAAHLADFDKSIEWAGDPQEVKRDLEDLGRLVLYVVKKGSISFEELKAQSNEEVVQLSPDEETKDLIHRLFHPGEHVRDCLSDLLGHPFFWTWESRYRTLRNVGNESDIKTRKPESEILKLLQPGPSEHSKSFDKWTTKINECVMKKMNTFYRKNGNFYQNTVGDLLKFIRNLGEHIDEEKHKKMKLKIGDPSRYFQKTFPDLVIYVYTKLQNTEYRKHFPQTHSPNKPQCDGAGGASVLASPGC from the exons ATGGAGACCAGGGATCATAACAACCCCCAGGAGGGACCCACATCCTCCAGCGGTAGAAGGGCTACAGTGGAAGACAATCAGTTGCTGATTAAAGCTGTTCAAAACGAAGATGTTGCCCTGGTCCAGCAATTGCTGGAAGGCGGAGCCAACGTTAATttccaggaagaggaagggggCTGGACACCTCTGCATAACGCAGTACAAATGAGCAGGGAGGACATTGTGGAACTTCTGCTTCGTCATGGTGCTGACCCTGttctgaggaagaagaatggGGCCACGCCCTTTATCCTCGCAGCGATTGCCGGGAGCGTGAAGCTGCTGGAACTTTTCCTTTCTAAAGGAGCAGATGTCAATGAGTGTGATTTTTATGGCTTCACAGCCTTCATGGAAGCCGCTGTGTATGGTGAGGTCAAAGCCCTAAAATTCCTTTATGAGAGAGGAGCAAATGTGAATTTGAGGCGAAAGACAAAGGAGGATCAAGAGCGGCTGAGGAAAGGAGGGGCCACAGCTCTCATGGACGCTGCTGAAGAAGGACACGTAGAGGTCTTGAAGATTCTCCTGGATGAGATGGGGGCAGATGTCAATGCCTGTGACAATATGGGCAGAAATGCCTTGATCCATGCTCTCCTGAGCTCTCACAATAGGGATGTGGAGGCTATTACGCATCTGCTGCTGGACCATGGGGCTGATGTCAATGTGaggggagaaagagggaagacTCCCTTGATCCTGGCAGTGGAGAAGAAGCACTTGGGTTTGGTGCAGAGGCTTCTGGAGCAAGAGCACATAGAGATTAATGACACAGACAGTGATGGCAAAACAGCACTCCTGCTTGCTGTTGAGCTCAAACTGAAGGAAATCGCCCAGTTGCTGTGCAACCATGGAGCCAGTACAGATTGTGGGGATCTTGTTATGATAGCGAGGCGGAATTATGACAGTTCCCTTGTGAAGTTTCTTCTCTCTCATGGAGCCAAAGAACATTTTCACCCTCCTGCTGAAGACTGGAAGCCTCAGAGCTCACACTGGGGGGCAGCCCTGAAGGATCTCCACAGAATATACCGCCCTATGATTGGCAAACTCAAGTTCTTTAttgatgaaaaatacaaaattgctgATACTTCGGAAGGAGGCATCTACCTGGGGTTCTATGAGAAGCAAGAAGTAGCTGTGAAGACATTCTGTGAGGGCAGCCCACGTGCACGGCAGGAAGTCTCTTGTCTGCAAAGCAGCCGGGAGAACAGTCACTTGGTGACATTCTATGGGAGTGAGAGCCACAGGGGCCACTTGTTTGTGTGTGTCACCCTCTGTGAGCAGACTCTGGAGGCGTGTTTGGATGTGCACAGAGGGGAAGATGTGGAAAGTGAGGAAGATGAGTTTGCCCAAAATGTCCTGTCATCTATATTTAAGGCTGTTCAAGAACTACACTTGTCCTGTGGATACACCCACCAGGATCTGCAACCACAAAACATCTTAATAG ATTCTAAGAAAGCTGCTCACCTGGCAGATTTTGATAAGAGCATCGAGTGGGCTGGAGATCCACAGGAAGTCAAGAGAGATCTAGAG GACCTTGGACGGTTGGTCCTCTATGTGGTAAAGAAGGGAAGCATCTCATTTGAGGAGCTGAAGGCTCAAAGTAATGAAGAGGTGGTTCAACTttctccagatgaggaaactaaggaccTCATTCATCGTCTCTTCCATCCTGGGGAACACGTGAGGGACTGTCTGAGTGATCTGCTGGGTCATCCCTTCTTTTGGACTTGGGAGAG CCGCTATAGGACGCTTCGGAATGTGGGAAATGAATCCGACATCAAAACACGAAAACCTGAAAGTGAGATCCTCAAACTACTGCAACCTGGGCCTTCTGAACATTCCAAAAGTTTTGACAAGTGGACGACTAAG attaATGAATGtgttatgaaaaaaatgaatacgtTTTATAGAAAAAATGGCAATTTCTACCAGAACACTGTGGGTGATCTGCTAAAGTTCATCCGGAATTTGGGAGAACACATTGATGAAGAAAAGCATAAAAA gatgaaattaaaaattggaGACCCTTCCCGGTATTTTCAGAAGACATTTCCAGATCTGGTGATCTATGTCTATACAAAACTACAGAACACAGAATATAGAAAGCATTTTCCCCAAACCCACAGTCCAAACAAGCCTCAGTGTGATGGAGCTGGTGGGGCCAGTGTGTTGGCCAGCCCTGGGTGCTGA